The DNA region CCGGACAGATCCAACCCAGCCACAGGGACAAGCATTGGGGTTTGAGATGGCCCTTTCTCTGGCCAATTTTTAGAGCCTGGAGACAGTTCTTCACAAAAAGCAGCCGGAAACCCTCTGGCCTATGTGACACTTAACACAGCACCAGAAATAGGGCCCATAGGTGCACTAGCTAATGAGGGACAGGATGGCATACCCTCTCCGGAGACCCTCCTTCATCACCCCCAGATACCAGCACCGGGCTCTCGGGGGCCTGCTCAGTGCATGGGCAATGGATATTGTACACAGAACAGCTCAGTCTGGATATTACAAGAGTAGACACAAGAGACTCCCATTTCCCAGACTGACAGCTTGAAGGGATCCTAGCTCATGAGTGTTCTGGTTCACTGTCAGGCAGAAAACCTTTGTAGGAACTTCAGTTTGCTCCCCATTATGCCCAATCCACTTTCTTGAGGGGCAGGATGCAGTGTGGGAAGAAACCATCAGAAGACAAATTCTAATCCAAACCCTGCCCCTCTGTGGCCTGTGACCTTGGCCCCTTGCAGGCTCGGTTACTCGGTTTGTGGGACAGCAACAACCTCGTTCGCATGGATCTGATGAGACAGTGTCAGGGGACGTGCTCGGAGAAGGTGCTGTACAACAGCTCGGGAAGTTTCGTCTGCGCCTATGTCCAGTACTTAAAGTGGAGTAAAACAGGGTTAAGTCATTGTGTGTCCCTTACAGAAACCATCAAGCCTCAGAGCTGCGTTGTCTGGCCTGACCCCTGGAAATAGTCATTTGCTATGCACAGAACATTCTAGCAACATTGTGTTTTCTatagagaggaggggggaaatgTCCAGTGAACTTCAGATTATCGGGGCCATGCAGGGATCACTGAGGCAATCCCGTTTCCTCCCACCTCACGGAGAGAAGCCTCATTTCTTCAAGGTGATGCAGGTGTACTGGGTGAGAGCTAGAGAAAACCAAGGGCCTCCTGGTCTCCACCCCTTTTTAGAGGACAGGAGTGATCTGTACCAGGGAGGGGTTTAGAGGTTGGCTTCCAGGAGGCCCCCAGGGCACCTGAGCTCTGATTGGCCTACCCCCCTTCCCAGGCCTGGGGGAACAGAGATGCGAGGCCTTGGGAAGGCTTTGTGCTCGCATGCAGCTCCAGTGGGCTGATGTATTTCCAGAGGCGGAAAGTAGGTACTgtgccttcccttcctcctgtccGGGAATAAATAAACGGACGCCTCCATGTGGCCTGACAGCCACCTGTCACCTTGTAAGTTCTTGCCTAGGCCTGGGTGATGGCGGTGGGCCCTatgaggagaggagggaagacaccaccccttcctctttcctcggGGCTCGGATCCAAAGGGCAAGACCCAGAGCATCTGCAACGGACACTCCCTGTGCAGCTGCTTAGACGTGATGTCCCGTTGCAGGACTCTGGGAAGAAGAGAATGGTCCAGAACCCCTCTAGGAACAAACCTACGGGGAGTTGGCAGGAGGGGCCCAGCGTGTTCTCCCAGGAGAGGGTGAAGCAAAAGGGACTCGGGTAATACAGAAGGGACTCCAGGACACCGGACACAAAGCATCACATGGACAGGACAGCTTTGCTCGTTGCTCCTTCCCAGCGGCGTCACTAGGATTTACCCATTTCGCTGTGCCCCACCTTACGGGGCCCTTCTGGAGACAGCCGGAGCTGTCCATACAACcctggcatcaggctcctgggCGACGTCCAGCTGAGAGACCAGGCGAGCCACACCTCCTCTCGGTCCTCAGTTTCGCATCTGTAGAAGGGGGACAAAGAGGACCTACTCCCAAAGCGTTGTGAGGATTCAGCCAGACGGTGGGTGCGGAGTTGGCCACACGAGGAAGGGTTTGGTGGCAAGTCGGCCCCCCTCCGAGGGGGAAGGCAGTAGAGTAGAGACCTCCCGCGGGGCCACCgccctgttgggggggggggaaggcacgTGGCACCGCCTTCTCCCACCACATCTGGCTGCTAACCTGTCGCGGTGTCCCACGTCCCGtcgggcccccccaccccagggtcccCCCGGGGTCAAGGGCCCGCCCTCCCCGTCCCACTCAGCTACCCCACGCCGGtatggtgaggggcagggggccgCAGCCAGGACCCTCCCCGGCCAAGCCGTGGTGGGCCACCCGGGCCCCGCGCAGCGGGAGGCGGCCGGGCCGGGGAGCCCCGCTGCCCTGGCCGGACTCGGAGGGCAGGCCCGAGTCGCTGGGCTGCCCCTCCACGGAGACCGGGGCGCGCAGGAGCCCGCCGGGCGGCTCGGAGTAGGCCTCCCTGGGCCCGGCCCACTGCGGCGGGCAGAGCGGCGCGCGGAAGGCGGCCTGGAAGCCGCGCCGGAAGTTCTCGTTGAAGTAGCCGTAGATGATGGGGTTGGCGCTGCTGTTGAAGAAGGCCAGCCAGTGCGCGAGGGGGAAGGCGTAGACGGTGACCAGCTGCAGCTGCGGCTCGCTGAGCTGGCCGTAGTCGGTGAGCAGCAGCAGCGCCCAGAGCGGCAGCCAGGACAGCGTGAAGACCAGCGCCACCATGACCAGCATGTGCACCACGCGGGCCCGCCGCCGGGCCCCCGGCCGGCCCTCCCGCGCCGCGTCCCCACCCGGCCGCGCGGGCCCCGAGGCCTTGCAGAGCTTGCGGGCGATGCGCGCGTACATGAGCACGATGAGCGCCAGCGGCGCCAGGTAGATGTGCGAGAAGAGCACGGCGGTGTAGACCCTGCGCATGCCCTTCTCGGGCCAGGCCTCCCAGCACGAGTAGAGCGGGTAGGAGCGGTTGCGGGCGTCCACCATGAAGTGGTGCTCCTCGCGCGTGACGGTCAGCGTGACGGCCGAGGGGCACATGATGAGCAGGGCCAGGGCCCAGATGACCGCGATGGTGACCAGCGCCTTGCGCAGGGTCAGCTTCTCGCGGAAAGGGTGCACGATGCAGCGGAACCTGCGGccgggggaggagagagaagcggGCTGGGCACCGGCCCCGGGGGGGTCCCTGTCCCCGGGGGAGGAGAGCTACCCCTGGTGGGGGCTGGCGGGGTGTGGGCACCGTGGGCACCTTCCAAGAGCAGCGCAGGCAGTTTAGGGTCGTCCGCAAGCAAATTGGTTCTCACCTGCGAGGGAGTCAGTAGCCggggaacaaaggcaaaaccAGGAGGGGGGACGTGGGGAGGAACTGGGGCAGCGTGGGAAACGTTCGTGTCTGGGAACTTCGGGGGGGCGTAAACTGATTAGCTGGCAGCTAGCAAAGGGATCAGTCTGCACATTCTGTCCTGGAGTAGGCTAATTAGGAAGGCGTATCAAAGAAAATTTTTAGCTGTTTAGGGATTCTCCGGAAAACCCTGGGAGTTCAGGGGCGGACTCTACGTGATAGGCTGTCCCTGTGTCGTCTTGGCCAGCATCCTTGCCTGCCCCCCATGCTCTGGGGGAGAATGCCCAGATAAGCCCTTAGTGCAAAAGCTTActgaggtggaggaggggaagaggaccTATCGCATGCATTTGGGTTAGTTTTACTGTGTGCAAAGCATCCTTGGCCCCTGGCTCCATTCCATTCGCCAACTCATGCTTATCAGAGAATCTGATGGAATCTGAGGCGGAAAGAGACCTGAAGTAGCTTGAGGTAGGGTGGAGATGGAGGGCTAGTAAGGCTTGGGCTGCCAGAGAACAGCAAGGAGCCTgcaggtgggggttgggaggagtggggagggggatgggtagTGAAGGAGCAGGGTCACACTCTGATCCCCCCCCTCCCGCCCAAATTGGCTTTCCTTGCTCAGACTCATGGGTAGCAGGATTCCTACTGTTCAGGAAACAAGGACTGCCCTCAAGCTCCCACAGGACCCAGGAATCCCTAGTAAACCTTCACAGGAGCTGCCTCCAGGCCTTCTAGACGAAGGTCGTGGTATTCTCTGCAGGTGCCCCAAGTGTAGAGGGCAGCTAGCCCCACAGCCCTTCCCTTTATGGCTCATGATTCAGCCTCAGCCTTCTGGTCAGTGCAACAGTGGTGACGGTGGCTCTTCCTCGTGCCGAGCCCCTGTCGGCCAAGGAGAACCCAGCCAGGAGCCCTCTCACCTTTCCACGGCAATGGCCACCAGTGTGAACACGGAAGCCGACACGGACATGCCCTGCACCAAGCCACTCATCTTGCACGTGGCATTGTCAAAGGGCCACCCTGCAATGACAGAGTCCACCATAGAATGAGTGCCTCGTCCACGAAGAGCCGGAGACCTTGGGTCATTTAGGCCAGTCCCCTCTGTGGCTCGGATCTTTCCTCCATGTCCCGCTAGGTGGTCATCCTCTGCTTACACACTTCCAGAAATGACGAACTGACCAGTCTGCACCACTGCGGTCAGTTCTCACCGTTAGAGAGACAGTCTTTATATTGACCAAGGATTTCTCTCCAGGACCTTTGTATCCAGCCAGATCTGCCCGGCTTTCTGCTCCCATAGCCCTGCCTCAAGGTCTAGGCCAACAGTTCTCAACCCTGGCCACTCACTAGAATCACCTGAGGGCTTTGAAAAGAGCCAGTGCCCTGAGCCATGCCAGATCAATTACGGTCAGcatctctgggggtgggaccaGACATCAGTACTTTTCAGATCCACCCTGGGGGATCTGAGTGGCAGCcagagctgagaaccactgggaCAGAGCGAGCCTGACTCCCAGGTCGAGGAGACAcaagcagccccagcccctcccgtGTCTCTCTCTGATTCCCAGGCTTCTGCTCTGTCCAGAGGCCGGGGCCCCACTTGGCCTCAGGACTGGTAGCTGGATCCACATCTTGGTTCATTGAGGCCATGCGTTGGTCACTGCCTGGTGTCTCTGCTCCTCTAGGTCTGAGGGTCCCATCTGTTCTCGTCTGTTGTACTTGGCCTCAGGAGCCCTCTCCCAGGGCTGGGCCCCCTCTTCCCCAGCAGCCACCCCGAGTGACCTTTCTGCCTGCACGCTTACTGAGTGCCAGGCATTGTCTCGTTccatcctcccaacaaccctaaTGTAATCTCCtgttcacagatgagaaagctgaggggAGATGAGTTGGTTTCCAGTCTCTGTGCCCCTAAATCACAATGGGTGAGTGTGAGAGTTTGGTGTGGGTGCTGGGGAGTTTAAACATCACGGAAAGCCAACATCACCATGGCAACCAGCCTGATTCTGTTTTGGAAAACTGGGTATGTGCAAATTCCCTGATTCGGCAAGTCCTCTCCCAAGTTCATGTCCCAGAGACATTCCCCCATACTCCAGTTGTTTGTAGTGCTGGAGAGTGAGaggcagtggtgtgctggtaaatcagctcttaaaaaa from Neomonachus schauinslandi chromosome 6, ASM220157v2, whole genome shotgun sequence includes:
- the NPFFR1 gene encoding neuropeptide FF receptor 1, which codes for MKDPDLYPPLLLGEPSQPPNSSWPPSLNGSHAKATPAVNLTFSSYYQHSSPVAAMFIVAYVLIFLLCMVGNALVCFTVLKNRHMRTVTNMFILNLAVSDLLVGIFCMPTTLVDNLITGWPFDNATCKMSGLVQGMSVSASVFTLVAIAVERFRCIVHPFREKLTLRKALVTIAVIWALALLIMCPSAVTLTVTREEHHFMVDARNRSYPLYSCWEAWPEKGMRRVYTAVLFSHIYLAPLALIVLMYARIARKLCKASGPARPGGDAAREGRPGARRRARVVHMLVMVALVFTLSWLPLWALLLLTDYGQLSEPQLQLVTVYAFPLAHWLAFFNSSANPIIYGYFNENFRRGFQAAFRAPLCPPQWAGPREAYSEPPGGLLRAPVSVEGQPSDSGLPSESGQGSGAPRPGRLPLRGARVAHHGLAGEGPGCGPLPLTIPAWGS